A stretch of Crossiella cryophila DNA encodes these proteins:
- a CDS encoding LamG domain-containing protein translates to MGTSSAPVRGRSTTGRVVLSVLVAAMVASVVSSVPPEPDRPPAPTPVAAAPDAATAVAAAVRQNSPVEVLGERTGTRTVLAHPDGRHTAKLTAQPTRFQRDGAWVPIDRTLHARPDGAIAPRAVAEDVALSGGGTAPLLSLADGENRLALHWPDKLPTPRLAGNEATYPEVLPGVDLLMRAEPHGYQQLVVIKTAAAARNPALARIGLRAETSGLSLTADEHGALRAVDRAGRLVYSSAPSVMWDAGRTRTAPVGVEVAKGVLTLVPDQGFLADPATVYPVTVDPTVTPFHKSQWATTLSGKPGTTYWGKSADPNHPDWAQVGQCYNAHGDCRGIGEAWAYFQFETGFLSDKNVHWARFYTVPAHSPNCNTYTHLMRHFHHGINGDIRWDNRPVGPAWTEFPAPPGVGCAGHRGVEIDVAGALNRGGTTTFSLQALHGGVQEAWRKYYSGSTWVEVEWNRIPLDPTGLRTDPPLPQPCRWCAGVSYTGDASLRMIAEVADPDQDQVRASWRAQVQGRPLWTKDADDFKPSGVSHDWVLDLRNEHGKQVAWWVHGVDRATGGGASHGQAFAVDRVGVTAKPEVRSAAYPEDNDWHGGVGVPGSFTFAPGATCDAQNSQGVCDIDHYRYGWTNPPSAGSKVNADALGGPATAQLAPPGDGPRTLYVQSVDRAGHASPIKEHRVYVRPGTGPYAKWSMEGNVNDTAFLGDRHGSTQGTVTYAPGAVGSAMVTDGAPGTQVTAPNAVRTDSGFSVSAWVKPAQTDGARRTILRQDGTTQPGFELRYDGATRSWVIAFAQEDSARPDQEVYLVRSTIEPVAGIWTHLAATYDPASRQIALYVDGVPAGTAQRRVAWHAGGQVRIGPDWSGALDEVALYDRVLSPAEVGAEVRRDNVQTGYWRLDDKDGRTAANSAEGGEAGILHGDARFTEGGAVNRSLQLDGDGDHVATTRPAVRTDRSFSVAAWVKADRFVTGGTSMTAVSQDGDRHSGFFLQYNSEHNGWLFTRFVEDEDEMPPVAWIGLKAKQKPVAGVWTHLAATFNAADRKMTIFVNGEHGGEMTLPTAPWHAGGPLVIGRGKFKGNPVDHWPGAVDEVRTYSRALSAAELEGIVTRNQVLAGSWKLNGDLIDDSPNARNGEARGNPAWTAGQASIPDPADMALSLDGVDDHVRTAPVVDTTQSYSVSAWVRLTERQSGWHAVASQVGAKVPAFTMGYSGSDANPPHRWVAQINGPDANNPRVTRTTSDVQAQTGVWTHLAAVYRAGTGELTLYVNGAQSAYAKLTDQPTFNAQAGFEIGRGLWNGGFGEFFRGAVDDVKVHSRALFGEEIRVMAGRDPALVHHYRFDEGGGSTAADAVGARPATLSGAVYGPGRVGNAVRFDGKDDVASTTGVDLRTDSAFTVSAWVNLDKPGPCAGVCTMTAVSADGGRTGQSSKFRLGHRIDNDQAPDGKWVFEMPERDGSVTEAAISVRPSQFNTWVQLVGVYDARAGQVWLYVHAGGEEADVDDGTLLGPWHAEDGALRVGRGQRDGAAAGHWRGSVDDVRLYATGLEAERITALHRSYAASAAAPELPVAGGGHWRFNENSGSTAVDASDRAQPATLRGGVSRASGREGTGLRLDGTSGFAETATPVVNTAQSFSLSAWAQVSRNSGDHQTVVAQDGATQSTFLLQYQPSTGRWTFEVPVEGKDSIVVWSAEPGQVGLWTHVAVTYDAVLKQARFYLNGMVSTVHVGLSIPESTGKFTIGRGKRKGGDIDFFAGNLDDVRVFDRRALTEGEIRRLHDDVPVQNHGTWSFEGSVADTSPRAAPTTVSGSTRYEPGIRGQALWLDGRTGSAATQQPSVNMLDSFTVSAWAKLTSAGADATILGQDGARMSGFVLQYNKDIGRWVFGAAKQDADLEQLVHAHSPRAPELNTWTHLTGVYDNAARELRLYVNGELVDVQDNAPLWPAWGGFTLGRGKVNGQAASHFAGLLDEVRTDLGIVPAQEIAQRAATPAPPGGQLARFVTASGQRGTANSAANPADPFDPVPAGHRFDRPLGRLLPAEQPETRLLVTCRAGTEEFTSTDPTCAGGTKVADLGWAYQSPPETVPTVALYRCVSGTDRFDSLDPGCEGGTQQELLGHTVAQAPLATYRHTQDEELTTTILGAAPGYRLEGTPGLVLLAEVDGTRPLWACRKGLDSYLSADTACGGDTQVGAVGRVWTEPRPGSSSTPLHLCQTARGERFNSTDPNCAAAGTPPAVLLGHLLTTGTRADGR, encoded by the coding sequence ATGGGAACGTCTTCCGCACCCGTACGCGGCCGGTCCACCACCGGCCGCGTCGTGTTGTCCGTCCTGGTCGCCGCGATGGTCGCGAGCGTGGTGTCCTCGGTCCCACCCGAGCCGGACCGGCCACCGGCGCCCACCCCGGTGGCCGCGGCGCCCGACGCGGCCACCGCCGTCGCGGCGGCCGTGCGGCAGAACTCCCCGGTCGAGGTGCTCGGCGAACGCACCGGGACCCGGACCGTGCTGGCCCATCCCGACGGCAGGCACACCGCGAAACTGACCGCCCAGCCGACCCGGTTCCAGCGGGACGGCGCCTGGGTGCCGATCGACCGGACCCTGCACGCCCGGCCGGACGGCGCCATCGCGCCCAGGGCGGTGGCGGAGGACGTGGCCCTCTCCGGTGGTGGCACCGCGCCGTTGCTGAGCCTGGCCGACGGGGAGAACCGGCTCGCCCTGCACTGGCCGGACAAACTGCCCACGCCCCGGCTGGCGGGCAACGAGGCGACCTATCCCGAGGTGCTGCCCGGCGTGGACCTGCTCATGCGCGCCGAACCACACGGCTACCAGCAGCTGGTGGTGATCAAGACCGCGGCGGCGGCGCGGAACCCCGCGCTGGCCAGGATCGGGCTGCGGGCCGAGACCAGCGGGCTGTCCCTGACCGCCGACGAGCACGGCGCGCTGCGGGCGGTGGACCGGGCGGGCAGGCTGGTCTACAGCTCAGCGCCCTCGGTGATGTGGGACGCGGGCCGCACCCGCACCGCGCCGGTGGGCGTCGAGGTCGCCAAGGGCGTGCTGACCCTGGTGCCGGACCAGGGTTTCCTGGCCGACCCGGCCACCGTGTACCCGGTGACGGTGGACCCGACCGTCACCCCCTTCCACAAGTCCCAGTGGGCCACCACGCTCTCCGGCAAGCCGGGCACCACCTACTGGGGCAAGAGCGCGGACCCGAACCACCCGGACTGGGCCCAGGTCGGGCAGTGCTACAACGCGCACGGCGACTGCCGCGGCATCGGCGAGGCGTGGGCCTACTTCCAGTTCGAGACCGGCTTCCTCAGCGACAAGAACGTGCACTGGGCCAGGTTCTACACGGTGCCCGCGCACAGCCCGAACTGCAACACCTACACCCACCTGATGCGGCACTTCCACCACGGCATCAACGGTGACATCCGGTGGGACAACCGGCCGGTCGGTCCGGCCTGGACGGAGTTCCCCGCGCCGCCGGGCGTGGGCTGTGCCGGGCACCGAGGGGTCGAGATCGACGTCGCGGGCGCGCTCAACCGCGGCGGTACCACCACGTTCTCCCTGCAGGCCCTGCACGGCGGGGTCCAGGAGGCCTGGCGCAAGTACTACTCCGGCAGCACCTGGGTGGAGGTGGAGTGGAACCGGATCCCGCTCGACCCGACCGGTCTGCGCACCGATCCGCCGCTGCCCCAGCCTTGCCGGTGGTGTGCGGGCGTGTCCTACACCGGCGACGCCTCGCTGCGGATGATCGCCGAGGTGGCCGACCCGGACCAGGACCAGGTCAGGGCGAGCTGGCGGGCCCAGGTGCAGGGCAGGCCGCTGTGGACGAAGGACGCCGATGACTTCAAGCCCTCCGGGGTCAGCCACGACTGGGTGCTGGACCTGAGGAACGAGCACGGCAAACAGGTCGCCTGGTGGGTGCACGGCGTGGACCGGGCCACCGGCGGCGGGGCCAGCCACGGACAGGCGTTCGCGGTGGACCGGGTCGGCGTCACGGCCAAACCGGAGGTGCGCAGCGCGGCCTACCCGGAGGACAACGACTGGCACGGTGGAGTGGGCGTGCCCGGCTCGTTCACCTTCGCCCCCGGCGCGACCTGCGACGCGCAGAACTCCCAGGGCGTCTGCGATATCGACCACTACCGCTACGGCTGGACGAACCCGCCATCGGCCGGGTCCAAGGTGAACGCCGACGCGCTCGGCGGCCCGGCGACCGCGCAGCTGGCCCCGCCGGGGGACGGGCCGCGGACGCTGTACGTGCAGAGCGTGGACCGGGCCGGGCACGCCAGCCCGATCAAGGAGCACCGGGTCTACGTGCGGCCGGGCACCGGCCCGTACGCCAAGTGGTCGATGGAGGGCAATGTCAACGACACCGCCTTCCTCGGTGACCGGCACGGCAGCACGCAGGGCACCGTGACCTACGCGCCGGGCGCGGTCGGCTCGGCGATGGTCACCGACGGCGCGCCGGGAACCCAGGTCACCGCGCCGAACGCGGTGCGCACCGACTCGGGCTTCTCGGTCTCGGCCTGGGTGAAGCCGGCCCAGACCGACGGCGCCCGGCGCACCATCCTGCGCCAGGACGGCACCACGCAACCGGGCTTCGAACTCCGCTACGACGGTGCCACCAGGTCCTGGGTGATCGCCTTCGCGCAGGAGGATTCGGCGCGGCCGGACCAGGAGGTCTACCTGGTCCGCTCGACCATCGAGCCGGTGGCCGGCATCTGGACCCACCTCGCCGCCACCTACGACCCCGCCTCCCGGCAGATCGCCCTCTACGTCGACGGCGTGCCCGCGGGCACCGCGCAGCGGCGGGTGGCCTGGCACGCGGGCGGCCAGGTGCGGATCGGGCCGGACTGGAGCGGCGCCCTGGACGAGGTGGCGCTCTACGACCGGGTGCTCTCCCCGGCCGAGGTCGGCGCCGAGGTGCGCAGGGACAACGTGCAGACGGGGTACTGGCGGTTGGACGACAAGGACGGCCGGACCGCGGCCAACTCCGCGGAGGGCGGCGAGGCCGGGATCCTGCACGGGGACGCCAGATTCACCGAGGGCGGCGCGGTCAACCGGTCGCTGCAACTCGACGGTGACGGCGACCACGTGGCCACCACCAGGCCCGCGGTGCGCACCGACCGGAGCTTCTCGGTGGCCGCCTGGGTCAAGGCGGACCGGTTCGTCACCGGCGGCACCTCGATGACCGCGGTGAGCCAGGACGGCGACCGGCACAGCGGTTTCTTCCTGCAGTACAACAGCGAGCACAACGGATGGCTGTTCACCAGGTTCGTCGAGGACGAGGACGAGATGCCGCCGGTGGCCTGGATCGGGTTGAAGGCCAAGCAGAAACCGGTGGCCGGTGTGTGGACCCACCTGGCGGCCACGTTCAACGCCGCCGACCGGAAGATGACCATCTTCGTCAACGGCGAGCACGGCGGCGAGATGACCCTGCCCACCGCACCCTGGCACGCCGGCGGTCCGCTGGTGATCGGGCGCGGCAAGTTCAAGGGCAACCCGGTCGATCACTGGCCGGGCGCGGTGGATGAGGTCCGCACCTACAGCCGGGCGCTCTCCGCGGCCGAACTGGAGGGCATCGTCACCCGCAACCAGGTGCTGGCCGGGTCCTGGAAGCTCAACGGCGACCTGATCGACGACAGCCCGAACGCCCGCAACGGTGAGGCCAGGGGCAATCCGGCGTGGACGGCCGGTCAGGCCTCGATCCCCGACCCGGCGGACATGGCGCTGAGCCTGGACGGGGTCGACGACCACGTGCGCACCGCCCCGGTGGTGGACACCACGCAGAGCTACTCGGTCTCGGCCTGGGTGCGGCTGACCGAGCGGCAGTCGGGCTGGCACGCGGTGGCCAGTCAGGTCGGGGCGAAGGTGCCCGCGTTCACCATGGGCTACAGCGGTTCCGACGCGAATCCGCCGCACCGCTGGGTGGCCCAGATCAACGGTCCGGACGCGAACAACCCGAGGGTGACCAGGACGACCTCGGACGTCCAGGCGCAGACCGGGGTGTGGACCCACCTGGCCGCGGTCTACCGGGCGGGCACCGGCGAGCTGACGCTCTACGTCAACGGCGCCCAGTCCGCCTACGCCAAGCTGACCGATCAGCCCACCTTCAACGCGCAGGCCGGTTTCGAGATCGGGCGTGGCCTGTGGAACGGCGGGTTCGGTGAGTTCTTCCGCGGCGCCGTCGACGATGTGAAGGTGCACAGCCGGGCGCTGTTCGGCGAGGAGATCCGGGTGATGGCCGGTCGCGATCCGGCGCTGGTGCACCACTACCGCTTCGACGAGGGCGGCGGCAGCACGGCGGCGGACGCGGTCGGCGCGCGGCCCGCCACGCTCAGCGGCGCGGTGTACGGGCCGGGGCGGGTGGGCAACGCGGTCCGCTTCGACGGCAAGGACGACGTCGCCTCCACCACCGGGGTGGACCTGCGCACCGACAGCGCGTTCACCGTCTCGGCCTGGGTCAACCTGGACAAGCCCGGACCGTGCGCCGGGGTGTGCACGATGACGGCGGTCAGCGCCGACGGCGGGCGGACCGGCCAGTCCAGCAAGTTCCGCCTTGGCCACCGGATCGACAACGACCAGGCGCCGGACGGCAAGTGGGTCTTCGAGATGCCCGAGCGCGACGGCTCGGTGACCGAGGCCGCGATCTCGGTGCGGCCCAGTCAGTTCAACACCTGGGTGCAACTGGTCGGGGTCTACGACGCCAGGGCCGGTCAGGTCTGGCTGTACGTACACGCCGGTGGCGAGGAGGCCGATGTGGACGATGGCACGCTGCTCGGCCCCTGGCATGCCGAGGACGGCGCGCTGCGCGTCGGCCGGGGCCAGCGGGACGGTGCGGCGGCGGGTCACTGGCGGGGCAGTGTGGACGATGTCCGGCTCTACGCGACCGGGCTGGAGGCGGAGCGGATCACCGCGCTGCACCGGTCCTACGCGGCCAGTGCCGCGGCGCCGGAACTGCCGGTGGCCGGTGGCGGGCACTGGCGGTTCAACGAGAACAGCGGCAGCACCGCGGTGGATGCCAGCGACCGCGCCCAGCCCGCCACGCTGCGCGGCGGGGTGAGCCGGGCCTCCGGCCGGGAGGGCACCGGGCTGCGGCTGGACGGCACCAGTGGGTTCGCCGAGACGGCCACCCCGGTGGTGAACACGGCGCAGAGTTTCTCCCTCAGCGCCTGGGCCCAGGTGAGCCGCAACTCCGGCGACCACCAGACCGTGGTGGCCCAGGACGGCGCCACGCAGAGCACTTTCCTGTTGCAGTACCAGCCATCCACCGGCCGGTGGACCTTCGAGGTGCCGGTGGAGGGCAAGGACAGCATCGTGGTCTGGTCGGCCGAGCCGGGGCAGGTGGGGCTGTGGACACATGTCGCGGTGACCTATGACGCGGTGCTCAAACAGGCCCGCTTCTACCTCAACGGCATGGTCTCCACCGTCCACGTCGGACTGTCCATTCCGGAGTCGACGGGGAAGTTCACCATCGGGCGGGGCAAGCGCAAGGGCGGTGACATCGACTTCTTCGCGGGCAACCTGGACGATGTGCGGGTCTTCGACCGCAGGGCGCTGACCGAGGGCGAGATCCGCAGGCTGCACGACGACGTGCCGGTCCAGAACCACGGCACCTGGTCCTTCGAGGGCTCGGTTGCCGACACCTCGCCCAGGGCCGCGCCGACCACCGTCTCCGGCAGCACCCGCTACGAGCCGGGGATCCGCGGTCAGGCGCTGTGGCTGGACGGCCGCACCGGCTCGGCGGCGACCCAGCAGCCGAGTGTGAACATGCTGGACAGCTTCACCGTCTCGGCCTGGGCCAAGCTCACCAGTGCCGGGGCCGACGCGACCATCCTCGGCCAGGACGGCGCCCGGATGAGTGGTTTTGTCCTGCAGTACAACAAGGACATCGGCCGCTGGGTCTTCGGCGCGGCCAAGCAGGACGCCGACCTGGAACAGCTCGTGCACGCGCATTCCCCGCGCGCGCCGGAGCTGAACACCTGGACCCACCTGACCGGCGTCTACGACAACGCCGCCCGCGAACTGCGGCTCTACGTCAACGGTGAACTGGTCGACGTGCAGGACAACGCGCCGCTGTGGCCGGCCTGGGGTGGCTTCACCCTCGGCCGGGGCAAGGTCAACGGCCAGGCAGCGAGTCACTTCGCCGGTCTGCTGGACGAGGTGCGCACCGACCTCGGGATCGTGCCCGCCCAGGAGATCGCCCAGCGGGCCGCCACTCCGGCTCCCCCCGGCGGGCAGCTGGCCCGATTCGTCACCGCCTCGGGTCAGCGCGGCACGGCCAACTCCGCGGCCAACCCGGCCGATCCGTTCGACCCGGTGCCGGCCGGTCACCGGTTCGACCGGCCGCTGGGCAGGCTGCTCCCGGCCGAGCAGCCCGAGACCCGGCTGCTGGTCACCTGCCGGGCCGGGACCGAGGAGTTCACCTCCACCGACCCCACCTGTGCCGGTGGGACCAAGGTCGCCGACCTCGGCTGGGCGTACCAGAGCCCACCGGAGACGGTGCCCACGGTCGCGCTCTACCGCTGTGTCAGCGGAACCGACCGGTTCGACTCGCTCGACCCCGGCTGCGAGGGCGGGACCCAGCAGGAACTGCTCGGCCACACCGTCGCGCAGGCGCCACTGGCCACCTACCGGCACACCCAGGACGAGGAGCTGACCACCACGATCCTCGGCGCCGCGCCGGGCTATCGACTGGAGGGCACGCCGGGCCTGGTGCTGCTGGCCGAAGTGGACGGCACGCGACCGCTGTGGGCCTGTCGCAAGGGCCTGGACTCCTACCTCAGCGCGGACACCGCCTGCGGCGGGGACACCCAGGTCGGCGCGGTCGGCCGGGTGTGGACGGAGCCGCGGCCCGGCTCGTCGAGCACGCCGCTGCACCTGTGCCAGACGGCCCGCGGTGAGCGGTTCAACTCCACCGATCCGAACTGCGCGGCGGCGGGCACCCCGCCCGCCGTGCTGCTCGGCCACCTGCTGACCACGGGAACCAGGGCGGATGGGCGATGA
- a CDS encoding nSTAND1 domain-containing NTPase — translation MPRVERPLDNGDNALLRFAADLRALREAAGSPTYRVLAQRVHYSVASLSQAAAGRKLPTLAVTLAYVRGCAGDQAGWERRWHEVAVEVGTETPPAADGEAAPYVGLAAFQRADADWFFGRERLVEELRSLVRQRRLVAVFGASGAGKSSVLRAGLLPRLPADWPVLLFSPGANPVEELGLALGGTPVATEPRSAVELAHARLAAAPDAAELVVVVDQFEEVFTLCADPGQRGRFIDLLLALAAGRQSRCRVILGVRADFYPHCTGYPQLFGKLRQAQVAVCPMTTDELRSAIVQPAVTAGSTVEGALLARLIADAHGQVGALPLLSHALLETWRRRRGNTLTLIGFLASGGIDGALAQTAESVYAGLAADQQRLARNLLLRLIAPGEGTEDTKRRIRRSELDLADPAVAHVLDRLATARLLTLDQDTVEITHEALIRRWPRLRRWAAENRELIRLHRRLTEATEAWEQVRREPGALYRGTHLDQAAELSRDSASVLSGREREFLEASMAARAGEALTARRGARRMRRLVGLLTVCLVLAACTTVYALRASEAAARQRDIAVGQQVAAQSHALRAADPEAAAQLGLAAYRMAQTTGTRGALLSTFTTPYATQLLGHQDEVNMAAYSRDGRLLATASKDGTARLWDLADPRRPKEIAILAGHTENVHSVAFRADGRLLATGSWDDTVRLWDIGDPAAPRTMAVLTGFTGSVHSVAFSPDGRVLAAAGDSRVRLWDAAEPRQPAELPAVAVPPVSVALAFAPDGRHLASANRDGTAWLWEVTGPGRLGAPRVLRGHTAAVTWVAFSPDSGLLATTGQDRTVRLWDLAAPQAPPRVLTGHTDVVRTAAFSPNGRLLATGGLDRETRLWEVAGGRQLTTFSGLTGHVLSVAFSPDGRGLAAASKNATTWLWDLAGATLAGHGDSICAVAFSRDGRLLATGSRDHTVRLWDTRDRTEVAVLAGHRGSVCGLDFSSDGRLLATASHDHTARLWDLGDPRKPVALHEITEHGQPVSAVAFAGDGPVLAVAALDATVSLWQVAAGSRPSRLSVLTQHRKGVNAIAFSGDGTRMATADWDRTTRLWDLRDPRRPNELAVLTGHTDGVSSVALSRDGKTLATGSWDRTVRLWDTGTATALAVVRHADNVNAVALSSDGRTLATGSWDRTLRLWDVGDPSHPSESAVVTGHPEAVWTLAFNPDGRTVATGGNDPIARVLDVDADRVAETICAAAPRRLGMRGWVDHFPPGQGRPPCPGR, via the coding sequence GTGCCACGGGTGGAACGTCCGTTGGACAACGGGGACAACGCGTTGCTGCGCTTTGCGGCCGATCTGCGCGCACTGCGCGAGGCCGCGGGCAGCCCGACCTATCGCGTGCTGGCGCAGCGGGTGCACTACTCCGTGGCCAGCCTGTCCCAGGCCGCGGCAGGCCGGAAACTGCCGACGCTGGCCGTGACCCTGGCCTACGTCCGCGGCTGCGCCGGTGACCAGGCCGGGTGGGAACGCCGCTGGCACGAGGTGGCTGTCGAGGTCGGCACCGAGACCCCGCCCGCCGCCGACGGCGAGGCCGCGCCCTACGTCGGACTGGCGGCCTTCCAGCGGGCGGACGCGGACTGGTTCTTCGGCCGGGAACGGCTGGTGGAGGAGCTGCGGTCGCTGGTGCGGCAGCGGCGACTGGTCGCGGTCTTCGGCGCCTCGGGCGCGGGCAAGTCCTCGGTGCTGCGGGCCGGACTGCTCCCTCGGCTGCCTGCGGACTGGCCGGTGCTGCTGTTCTCACCCGGCGCGAATCCGGTCGAGGAGCTGGGCCTGGCCCTCGGCGGGACGCCGGTGGCGACGGAGCCGCGGTCCGCGGTGGAGCTGGCGCACGCGCGCCTGGCCGCGGCGCCGGACGCCGCCGAGCTGGTCGTGGTGGTCGACCAGTTCGAGGAGGTCTTCACCCTGTGCGCCGATCCGGGGCAACGCGGCCGGTTCATCGACCTGCTGCTGGCCCTGGCCGCCGGCCGGCAGAGCCGGTGCCGGGTGATCCTGGGCGTCCGGGCCGACTTCTACCCGCACTGCACCGGCTATCCGCAGCTGTTCGGGAAGCTGCGGCAGGCACAGGTCGCGGTGTGCCCGATGACCACCGACGAACTCCGCTCGGCGATCGTGCAGCCCGCGGTGACCGCGGGGAGCACCGTGGAGGGCGCGCTGCTGGCCAGGCTCATCGCGGACGCGCACGGCCAGGTGGGGGCGTTGCCGCTGCTCTCGCACGCGTTGCTGGAGACCTGGCGGCGGCGACGCGGGAACACCCTGACCCTGATCGGGTTCCTCGCCTCCGGCGGCATCGACGGCGCGCTCGCGCAGACCGCGGAGTCGGTGTACGCGGGGCTGGCCGCGGATCAGCAACGCCTCGCGCGCAACCTGCTGCTCCGGCTGATCGCGCCGGGGGAGGGCACCGAGGACACCAAACGCCGGATCCGCCGCAGTGAACTGGACCTGGCCGACCCGGCGGTGGCCCACGTGCTCGACCGGCTGGCCACCGCCCGGCTGCTGACGCTGGACCAGGACACGGTGGAGATCACCCACGAGGCGCTGATCCGCCGCTGGCCGAGGCTGCGGCGCTGGGCAGCGGAGAACCGGGAGCTGATCCGGCTGCACCGCAGGCTCACCGAGGCCACCGAGGCGTGGGAGCAGGTGCGCCGCGAACCCGGCGCGCTCTACCGCGGCACCCACCTCGACCAGGCCGCCGAACTGTCCAGGGACAGCGCTTCGGTGCTCAGCGGGCGGGAACGGGAGTTCCTCGAGGCGAGCATGGCCGCGCGGGCCGGGGAAGCGCTCACCGCCCGGCGCGGCGCCCGCCGGATGCGCAGGCTGGTCGGACTGCTCACCGTGTGCCTGGTGCTGGCGGCTTGCACCACCGTGTACGCGCTGCGGGCCAGCGAAGCCGCCGCCCGGCAACGCGATATCGCGGTCGGCCAGCAGGTCGCGGCCCAGTCCCACGCGCTGCGCGCGGCCGATCCGGAGGCCGCGGCCCAGCTGGGTCTGGCCGCCTACCGCATGGCCCAGACCACGGGCACCCGCGGCGCGCTGCTCAGCACGTTCACCACGCCGTACGCCACCCAGCTCCTGGGACACCAGGACGAGGTGAACATGGCCGCCTACAGCCGGGACGGGCGACTGCTGGCCACCGCGAGCAAGGACGGCACCGCCCGGCTCTGGGACCTGGCGGACCCGCGCCGCCCCAAGGAGATCGCGATCCTGGCCGGGCACACCGAGAACGTGCACAGCGTCGCCTTCCGCGCCGACGGCAGGCTGCTGGCCACCGGCAGCTGGGACGACACGGTGCGGCTGTGGGACATCGGCGATCCCGCCGCACCGCGCACCATGGCCGTGCTCACCGGGTTCACCGGGAGCGTGCACTCCGTCGCGTTCAGCCCGGACGGCCGGGTGCTGGCCGCGGCAGGCGACTCCCGGGTGCGGTTGTGGGATGCCGCGGAACCGCGACAGCCGGCCGAGCTGCCGGCGGTCGCGGTTCCGCCGGTGAGCGTGGCACTGGCGTTCGCCCCCGACGGCAGGCACCTGGCCAGCGCGAACCGGGACGGCACCGCCTGGCTGTGGGAGGTGACCGGGCCGGGCAGGCTCGGCGCGCCGCGCGTGCTGCGCGGCCACACCGCGGCGGTGACCTGGGTGGCGTTCAGCCCGGACAGCGGCCTGCTGGCCACCACCGGCCAGGACCGCACCGTGCGGCTGTGGGACCTGGCCGCGCCGCAGGCGCCGCCCAGGGTGCTGACCGGGCACACCGACGTGGTGCGCACCGCCGCGTTCAGCCCGAACGGACGGCTGCTGGCCACCGGCGGCCTGGACCGGGAGACCCGGCTGTGGGAGGTCGCGGGCGGCCGCCAGCTGACCACCTTCAGCGGGCTCACCGGCCACGTGCTGTCGGTGGCGTTCAGCCCCGACGGCCGTGGCCTGGCCGCGGCCAGCAAGAACGCCACGACCTGGCTGTGGGACCTGGCGGGCGCCACCCTGGCCGGTCACGGCGACTCGATCTGCGCGGTGGCCTTCAGCCGGGACGGCAGGCTGCTGGCCACCGGCAGCCGGGATCACACGGTGCGGCTGTGGGACACCCGCGACCGGACCGAGGTGGCGGTGCTGGCCGGTCACCGGGGTTCGGTGTGCGGACTGGACTTCAGCTCCGACGGGCGCCTGCTGGCCACCGCGAGCCACGACCACACGGCCCGGCTGTGGGACCTCGGCGATCCGCGGAAACCCGTGGCGCTGCACGAGATCACCGAACACGGCCAGCCGGTGAGCGCCGTCGCCTTCGCCGGGGACGGTCCGGTCCTCGCCGTGGCCGCCCTGGACGCCACGGTCTCGCTGTGGCAGGTCGCTGCGGGAAGTCGGCCGAGCAGGCTGTCGGTGCTCACCCAGCACCGCAAGGGGGTCAACGCGATCGCCTTCAGCGGCGACGGCACCAGGATGGCCACCGCGGACTGGGACCGGACCACCCGGCTGTGGGACCTCCGCGATCCCCGCCGCCCCAACGAACTGGCCGTGCTGACCGGGCACACCGACGGGGTCAGCTCGGTCGCGCTCAGCCGGGACGGGAAGACCCTGGCCACCGGCAGCTGGGACCGCACGGTGCGGCTGTGGGACACCGGCACGGCCACCGCACTGGCCGTGGTGCGGCACGCCGACAACGTCAACGCGGTCGCGCTGAGCTCCGACGGCCGCACCCTGGCCACCGGCAGCTGGGACCGCACCCTGCGCCTGTGGGATGTCGGCGATCCCAGCCACCCCTCGGAGTCCGCGGTCGTCACCGGCCACCCCGAGGCGGTGTGGACGCTGGCGTTCAACCCCGACGGGCGCACCGTGGCCACCGGCGGCAACGACCCCATCGCCCGGGTGCTCGACGTCGACGCCGACCGCGTCGCGGAAACCATCTGCGCGGCCGCCCCACGCCGCCTCGGTATGCGTGGCTGGGTGGATCACTTTCCGCCAGGGCAGGGCAGGCCACCGTGCCCCGGGCGGTGA